A region of the Lycium ferocissimum isolate CSIRO_LF1 unplaced genomic scaffold, AGI_CSIRO_Lferr_CH_V1 ctg1784, whole genome shotgun sequence genome:
TTCTTTTCCTTGAGTTTCCTTAGTTAATTTTCATGGCTTTTCCCATTTGGGAATcacaacaattggtatcagagccaacgTTTCTCTGCCCCAATTCCACAGCGATGCTCCACCACTTTTATTGTCATTCACCGCGAAGCTTAGCTACTGCATCCATTCCCGAGGTCTATATCCATGGTTTACCAATTCCATATGACGTTCAAACAAGCAGTAGGGAGCAGCAGATTCCGTCAGATCTGTATGCACATAGAGGCTTCATTAACCCACATGCAACAGATGTGGAAGGGAGTGGGTTCCATGCCGGCCGAGCAAATAATGCTTCAATTAACCCAGTTGATGCATATGCACATGGAGAACTCAGCTCGTACATACCGGGTCACAATTATGAATTTACCACAAACACAATTGTTGGTGGCCAGCTTATCGATATCATTCCGCAACGAGAGAATCTGTATTCGACAACCACAAACTCGATTACAGGTGACGAAATTGTCAGTAGCTGTCAATATTGGGATAATCTTTATCCAGGGTGGAAGTTTAATGTCACTACTGGTCAGTGGTATCAGCTGGATACATACAATTCAGGGGTAAGTGCAAATTCTGTTTCTTCTTGTACTATTTCTAAAGAAACATTAGAGGTCCCTTACTTGCAGCAAATTAGTCACCCTTTTGTTGAGAATCTGGCCGTCGGTGATACCAAAGAAAGTGTCACCTTGCCTCCAGTCCCGGTAACTGATGTTATTGAGAATGAAGTAAATGAACAAGCTACTCATTATGAGGACCACCTGTTTGATAAATGTTCTCAAAGAACAGTAGATATTTTTCAAGAGTTCCCAAACAATGGAGGTGACTTAATGAATAGCGGCCAAGAGTGTCAAGTGTCCAATGAGACTAAAAAAATTATCACTAATGAGATTTTGtttgaagaatttggaaaaccCGAAGAGGAGATATTAGAAGATAATGGATATCAAGTGCTCGATCAAAGTCTTCGGTCATATGGAATTAATGTGACGGATATGCAATGGGATGAAAGTGAAGGAGATGAGCCTATGGAGCTTGAAGATGGGGGGGACGAGTTGGAGGTATCTTACCAACATGTCGAGGTTAATCATGAAATTAGTTATGCACGTGTGGATGAGTCGGAAGAACCTTATCTACCTATTCTAATGGGGGTTTAACCTAGAGAAACTGGCCTCACAAAAGTCATTACGACAGAGGTGGAATCTGACACTCAAGCGGGAGACTCAAGCTATGTGGCCAAGGTGTTTGACAAGAGCTCCCCAGGAAATGAAATTCAGTCACTTAAACCATTCATTTATAACCAGTCGCTCTTCACTTATCTTAGATACCAGGAGTTGTTAGTGCTGACTGACACTAAAAATAAGCTTCAGACTCAAAACAATCATACTCTGAGAGTAACTTTTGAACAACcgagaaagaaagaagtgacgcgtataattaatgataacaTCTGGTGGCTACAATGTGACTTTGGCTTGTATAATGGCAATTTGCTTGACACTGAGCAAATAAGACAACAGTTGGTTCATGTCCCTTCTAAAATGAGTTTATCGAACGCAGTTGTTAACAACTGTATGCACAGCACCTTCGGAAGATGTTTCATGAAGCATGACGTGATCATTTTTGGTTGTCAACTTCAAAAGATTGTGAGAAAGGATATAGTTAATCCTGAGTTTTATTCACTTGCACTACATGAAAATGCTCTTGCTCATTTGTCACATGACACAGTCTTTAATATCAAAAATATTGTAGTAGATACTAGAGATTCCGTATTTCTTCAGAGAGATCCAAATCATGTTTCATCATTGAACTACATTGCTCGAGGTGAAAAGTTACAAGGGGTAATGAAAATTTCTATAGAAATGCAGATGCAACCTAAAGTGGTATAAGTGGTGAAAAGTGAATCTAACATGGATGATGTTGAGCTTGGATTGGAAAGTTCTCTCATGGCTTGCAATGAGATTTCAAACACatctttggcttgttttggtAATTGCGACAACCAAGTGATTGTTAGGGGTAGTGTGTTTGCTGAATCTGCATCATATGAGGTTACCTTAGACTATATTCATGGCTTTAGTTGGTTTGATACAGGGCAGAGTTTGAAGAGGCTCAGATTTCGTGATCACCATGTGTTTGCACCTGCAAATCTCTTTTCACATGCCATTTGGGATACTGTTAAGCTGAGACTTTTGCTTGAACCGAGTCCTTCTATAGGGGAACTTGGGATATCATTGACAGATGGGGATCAACATACACTCAAAGAATCTTTTGATGGGATTAAGAAGGTGTTTGTTGGACGGCAGATTATTGAGGATAACGCTGAAAGTTTAAACGAGAAAATGTCTTATTTCTGGTGTAAACTGAAGGAGGTAGTTGGCAAAACTGATGGTCAAGATGACCAGAAGGTAGTTGGTATTGCTATTAAGGTAACTGACTTGTATTGTCGCAACATTAGTTTCATTAGCACTTCATCCAGTTATTTGAAAGATGACAATGGTGTTGCAACTCTATTGATTTATAGTcctcaaaagaaaattaatgaaaCAATGATGGTCTTTGATCTCAGATATGACACTTACAGTGAACTTTTTCATCAGTTCAACGATGGTGATTTCGCGTGGCTCTCTACCTTTTATGTTATCTATATTGATTGTGATGAGTTTGAGATGGTGCTTGAGTCGCTAGCGATTCTGATTATATTTCAAGATGGACATGTCAGGATGTGTGTAATCGAAAAGGAGAATAGCTATGGTGTTGTGGTGAGTAGTATACTTCTTAATTGCGATGGTGCAGTGTTAAAGTTGAAGAGAGTGGGAAAATTGGCAAGTTTGTTTAAATTTTCAAGGATTATTCAGAATGGATTGAATGGTGCAGCTAGTCTCCTATGCCAATTTGCAAAGTTGCAATGGTCCAACAATAATACAATAGTGCAAGGTGTGTTTGTAATGATACAAAGTGCACGACAACCTTAAATGAGATTGAAATACAGCTTCTACCTATTTCTTTGCTGCTGGTTATTGCATTGTCCACTGAGAGTAGCAGTGCAGTTGTCTGGGTATTTACTgctcatattcatcatagaagTGAGCAGCAGATAACATTGTTGGAAGAAGCTAATACTGATGCTATTCAATATGGTTTTCCTTGCAAAGATATTGGTAAAACGCTAGTGAACGCTAGCTCCTTAGCAGTGGTCTGTTGTGCAGAAGTAAACCATAGGTTTGTTACTTCCTTGACTAATGAATTCGAACAAAAATTGGAGACGacaattttgttttttgatCCTGGAGGTGGTACTTTGGATTGGTCACTTTATGCGGTATTTGAGATGTTTTGTATTGTTTTTAGTACCAATCTTAGGGTTGGGTGTGCTCAAAAGCTACATGAGACCAAATATGTTGCACTTATCTCCACTTCAACTATATATCTCAGTGGTGAAGTTTATGTAGCTACCACCTATGTGTTAGGCAAGAAAGCTGGTGAGAGGAATATTTTCATCTTTGATCCTGGAGGGAGAACAACTTATGCGGTGTTCTAGTTGAAGATGCCGTAATCATACTTAGATGTATGGAATTTCCTCTTTGGTTACACTGCAGACAGAAGCCCACCGGTTTGCTGCATTTCAGTCACAAGCTCGCAGTTTTCATGAGCACCATTTCTAGTTTTTCATTTCAACCTTGAGGTCAAGGTTCTTTTAAAAGGGGGATGGAATGTTGTGAATGGGGTAATTGGgaactttttttatttacatattagtCCCTGAGGTAATAACATTTCTATTGTAGTCCTTAGCTTTCCTTTATATTCTGTAACAAGGCTTTGTAAGAACAATGTTGAATGAGAAATCAAttttatcctttctttttctctgttTCTTTTCCTTGATTTTCCTTAGTTAATTTTCATGGCTTTTCCCATTTGGGAATCGCAACATAAATCTAACGAgtactataaatcacaatatTTATAGTTAAAAGCTATTAGATAATGATTGAAAAATCTTAGTCAAAGAAATAACACAGTTTTGGCTCCTTAAATAGTAATGTGCCAAACAAAGtggaagaaaggacgtattcaAGAAAGACTATAAAGGATTTCAGAACAACATTCCAATATCTGAAAATCTAATAACTCTGTAACAGGCAGGAGAAGAATTGGACCTATGCTGGATATAGAAAATATAGTTGACACCATTAACTATCAAGATTGCATTATCAGCAGTACCATGCTAAATGGTGGAAAGGTGACCCAAATGTTTAAAACCATTTCATGACAAGATGCATAAAGGAAGTACACTTTTTCTTCAAGTAAACGAAGAGAACACTTGTTTTACcttattttagttatgttttgacATAGAAAATGATTATTGGATGCCTTTCTGTCTTTAGAGATAAGATGTATGATGCACCTACTACAGAAttctcaaagaaaaaaaacaagattttCCCATCTCTTATAAGTGTTATAAGTGGTCCTCTACGATTTGATAAAAAAGAACATTGGAATATACTTAAAAGGGGAACCATGTCAAACCTGTAGTAGCCGAGTGAGTTTACTATCTCGATATGGAACATGAACGCCTTCTTTCCACTTTTTCTCATCACCTAGTGCACTAATAACATTTCCAAGTGCAAGAAGGCCTTTATTGATGTGAACTCCTGTTATAGAAAATCCGCCAAATAACTGTGTCACACATGAGGAATTTCCAAACACATTAACAGAAAACTATGATAATGAGAACCTTCTTTAAAACGGAGACCATCTGATCCCGTTCTTTTGGCCCGCTCTGACCCAGCAAGATCCACCAAATGCAACTTGGCACAAAGATATTCTTCAGTCATGCACTCATTGCTATGGCCATCATTAGAATCCATCAGATTGAGCTTGCGCATCTGCTCCAG
Encoded here:
- the LOC132042775 gene encoding uncharacterized protein LOC132042775, which encodes MAFPIWESQQLVSEPTFLCPNSTAMLHHFYCHSPRSLATASIPEVYIHGLPIPYDVQTSSREQQIPSDLYAHRGFINPHATDVEGSGFHAGRANNASINPVDAYAHGELSSYIPGHNYEFTTNTIVGGQLIDIIPQRENLYSTTTNSITGQSLKRLRFRDHHVFAPANLFSHAIWDTVKLRLLLEPSPSIGELGISLTDGDQHTLKESFDGIKKVFVGRQIIEDNAESLNEKMSYFWCKLKEVVGKTDGQDDQKVVGIAIKVTDLYCRNISFISTSSSYLKDDNGVATLLIYSPQKKINETMMVFDLRYDTYSELFHQFNDGDFAWLSTFYVIYIDCDEFEMVLESLAILIIFQDGHVRMCVIEKENSYGVVVSSILLNCDGAVLKLKRVGKLASLFKFSRIIQNGLNGAASLLCQFAKLQWSNNNTIVQGVFVMIQSARQP